CtccactccttctctccctcctacaCCATCTCTCATCCTTTCATTCTCACCCCCACCTTTGCTTCCCCCTCTGTCTACCTGCCACCCACCTCTCTTCACCACTCTACCTGACCGGTCAAGCCAGCACAATGTCTTCAGTctaacacattgtgtgtgtgtttgtgtgtgtgtgtgtgtgggcgcaggACCAGACGGCCATCATCACACAAGCGGCACCCATGGGGACCTCTGTTCCTCCCCGCCCACCCGCAGGACAATACCCTCCCTGTCCTCCCCCGGCCTACAGCAGGGATCGCCGTGGTCCATACCCACACAGCCAGTACCCGGGGGCCCGCCCCCCACCTGCCAACGTGCACGGTTCGGCTCCCTACGTGAAGCAAGGCCCAGGGCCGGCACGTCGTGACCCCCATGATGACCCGTGCCTCCTCCAAGCCTGATGCCTCTGGTCTTCTCCCTGTCCCCTGGACCTCTGCAGCAGTCATTTGGGGGCGGATGAGCGGGaactggggagggaaggggtacaATGGGCGTTCATGGCCAGCGACGTGGGAGAACAGAAACCTTCGCCTTCCCTGGCATTTCTTCTCTCCGCCTTCTGCTGTAATCTGGAAAgagtcctggttttttttttacacttagcATTTACATAATCTCCCACTCCCCCTATCTCATTTAGCTGATGATATCATTCTGCTCCATATGTAGTCAGGGTGATTTTCCGTTAATTTTGTagctttctgttgtgtgtgtttgttgagggtAGAACAGTGTCTGCCTCCAGTATCTTGGTAGTTTCGTATGATTTTATCATGACTACATGTAGTACTGTGCAGTGCAAAAAGTGGGTCAGGGAGGCGGGGATCGAATGCTATGCTTTGAATGATATCATTCCGTCTGTCGACATGATTTTGCAAAATGAAGTGAACAAATTTTGCTGAACTTTTGTGTTATTGTCAGTTTTTGTCCAAGGACAAGTCAGTTAGATCTGTTAATAATCTGAATTGGTATGTCGAGCCAATTATTTTTttgagtttttttggggggggtaggaTTGCTCACAATATCTTTATGGCAAAAGGTAACAATAGTGCGATACTCaagaaaaatatttaaaaattccATAAAACTTTGTTGAATGATACAAATGGGTAGGAATCTGAGAGAATGAAtaggacgcttatctgccaatacagtaaccgagagggtctgggttccagtcccgctctcactctttctcccaagtttgactggaaaatcaaactgagtgtttgGTCAttcgtgtgcagcgcgcactcggcgctcttaaaaaaaaaaaaaaaaaaaatcccaagtgttgtccactggcaaaattctgtggaagaaaatcCATTTTGTTTGGAGCACAAATATATATggatgtactcaaggcctgactagcgcattgggttatgcttctggtcaggcatctgcctagcaggtgtggtggaGCGCACATGAACTG
The sequence above is drawn from the Babylonia areolata isolate BAREFJ2019XMU chromosome 26, ASM4173473v1, whole genome shotgun sequence genome and encodes:
- the LOC143300665 gene encoding uncharacterized protein LOC143300665 codes for the protein MEVYWGIVIIAVVLKMILISACVWARAHRLQQSRRVVVVGGARTQIDQTAIITQAAPMGTSVPPRPPAGQYPPCPPPAYSRDRRGPYPHSQYPGARPPPANVHGSAPYVKQGPGPARRDPHDDPCLLQA